From Nicotiana tabacum cultivar K326 chromosome 22, ASM71507v2, whole genome shotgun sequence, one genomic window encodes:
- the LOC142176177 gene encoding uncharacterized protein LOC142176177, whose amino-acid sequence MVVFAEPAALPPQRGAFDHRIPLQPGVKPINIQPYRHSSLKKYIIEKLVKEMLQQGVIQYNNSPFSSLVVVVEKKDGSCLTLVDHVLHLQQVFEVMVQHKLLSKRSKYVFGVPSVEYLGHLISAQGVSTDPNKIVANDSANQAFTELKKALTFALVFVLPNYSLPFIVETDASGAVLMQSDHLIAFISKGLTPMHIALSIYERELLALHTSQKHITWINQQLRRKGKLLVGNNATLRTKILTLWHSSPCIVCQRNKYDTAASPGLLQPLPIPALPWIDITMEFIEGLPKSKTSTAYYSQTDGQSEVLNCCLETYLRCFCTDSHADWSLFLSLSEWWYNTSPHSAIQTSPFELLYGYPPPLHLPYLLRDSDSLSIDKVALLREFKVQ is encoded by the exons ATGGTTGTGTTTGCTGAACCAGCTGCCCTGCCACCTCAAAGGGGTGCATTTGACCATCGTATTCCTTTGCAACCTGGAGTTAAACCAATCAATATTCAACCCTATAGGCACTCTTCTTTGAAGAAATACATTATTGAGAAACTAGTGAAGGAAATGTTACAGCAAGGGGTGATCCAATACAACAACAGTCCATTTTCATCACTTGTGGTAGTGGTAGAAAAAAAGGATGGTTCATG CCTGACCTTAGTTGATCATGTACTACATTTACAACAAGTATTTGAGGTTATGGTGCAACATAAGCTACTTTCCAAGAGATCCAAGTATGTGTTTGGGGTTCCTAGTGTTGAATACTTGGGGCATCTCATTTCTGCTCAAGGAGTGTCCACTGATCCAAACAAGATAGTTGCA AATGATTCTGCTAATCAAGCATTTACTGAGCTCAAGAAAGCCCTCACTTTTGCCCTAGTTTTCGTATTGCCAAACTATTCATTGCCTTTTATAGTAGAGACTGATGCTAGTGGTGCTGTTTTGATGCAATCTGATCACCTTATAGCCTTTATTAGCAAAGGTCTTACTCCTATGCATATTGCTCTTTCTATTTATGAAAGAGAACTTTTGGCATTG CATACATCCCAAAAGCACATTACTTGGATTAATCAACAGCTTAGAAGAAAGGGCAAATTGTTGGTTGGTAATAATGCCACTCTGAGAACTAAAATTCTCACTCTTTGGCATTCTTCTCCT TGCATTGTCTGTCAAAGGAACAAGTATGATACTGCTGCTTCTCCTGGCCTTTTGCAACCTCTTCCTATACCTGCTCTTCCTTGGATTGACATTACTATGGAATTCATTGAGGGCTTACCTAAATCTAAG ACTTCTACTGCTTATTACTCTCAAACAGATGGACAATCTGAGGTTCTTAATTGCTGCTTAGAAACTTATCTTCGTTGCTTCTGTACTGATTCACATGCAGATTGGTCCCTTTTCCTGTCCTTATCTGAGTGGTGGTATAATACTAGCCCTCATTCTGCCATTCAAACTTCCCCCTTTGAACTCTTGTATGGTTACCCTCCTCCTTTGCATTTACCATACTTGCTTAGAGATTCAGATTCACTTTCCATTGATAAGGTTGCTTTGCTTCGTGAGTTCAAAGTCCAATAA